A region from the Deltaproteobacteria bacterium genome encodes:
- a CDS encoding ABC transporter substrate-binding protein: MRIQRIATTLVVAVLGAGLLFCGQVLALEKLRIPVASPNSSTALVQQVGIYKGWFKEIGYDAAVYSVSGGENAAVLALERGQLPFFSSDDVVPLVIRPGSNIRVVGTLMNTLPYWLVGGKHVKTYKDLPRPVKVGISSPTSGNVYVSLKLLETAGIDRKDVRLVKVGGSSARLAGVKAGKIDVGSLTFGNMLRAREANLTILGAANQFVKEYAFTQLGMNKNYIKDNPEKATAMFGTLVRGCAYINDPANREEVMHVLTKVMRNKPNLAKEMYEIEVVQSKHIPDRCQATEAGIKAFLDSAFWTKSIAADTKVPPIDQILFPEFYEKGLAWYNDKGWMKK, encoded by the coding sequence ATGAGAATTCAACGTATCGCGACAACCCTCGTCGTCGCCGTGCTGGGCGCCGGCCTTCTTTTTTGCGGCCAGGTCCTGGCCCTGGAGAAGCTCCGCATCCCGGTGGCGTCCCCCAACTCGAGCACCGCGCTGGTGCAGCAGGTAGGCATCTACAAGGGGTGGTTCAAGGAGATCGGCTACGACGCCGCGGTCTACTCGGTGTCGGGTGGTGAGAACGCCGCCGTGCTGGCCCTGGAACGGGGTCAGCTCCCCTTCTTCAGCTCGGACGACGTCGTTCCCTTGGTCATTCGTCCCGGCAGCAACATCCGGGTCGTCGGCACCCTGATGAACACGCTGCCCTACTGGCTGGTGGGCGGCAAACACGTCAAAACCTACAAGGACCTGCCGCGGCCCGTGAAAGTGGGCATCAGCTCGCCCACCTCGGGCAACGTCTACGTGTCCCTCAAGCTGCTCGAGACCGCGGGCATCGACAGGAAGGACGTGCGCCTGGTGAAGGTGGGCGGGTCGTCGGCGCGTCTCGCGGGCGTCAAGGCGGGCAAGATCGACGTGGGCTCGCTGACCTTCGGCAACATGCTGCGCGCCAGGGAAGCGAACCTGACGATCCTTGGCGCCGCCAACCAGTTCGTGAAGGAATACGCCTTCACGCAACTGGGCATGAACAAGAACTACATCAAGGACAATCCGGAAAAGGCCACGGCCATGTTCGGCACCCTCGTCCGCGGGTGTGCGTACATCAACGACCCCGCGAACAGGGAAGAGGTGATGCACGTCCTCACGAAGGTCATGCGCAACAAGCCGAACCTGGCCAAGGAGATGTACGAGATCGAGGTGGTCCAGAGCAAGCACATCCCGGACCGCTGCCAGGCCACCGAAGCGGGCATCAAGGCATTCCTCGATTCGGCCTTCTGGACCAAGTCCATCGCGGCGGACACCAAGGTTCCGCCCATCGACCAGATCCTGTTCCCCGAGTTCTACGAGAAGGGGCTTGCCTGGTACAACGACAAGGGCTGGATGAAAAAGTAG
- a CDS encoding ABC transporter substrate-binding protein yields MKSKHIAKGIAAVFLGASLLWGGPVLAQEDLRIPVAMTSTTTALTEQVAIYKGFFKDIGYNARVYSVSGGENAAVLALERGQLPFFGSDDNIPLAIRPGSNIRVIGSEMNVLPYWLVAGKHVKSYKDLKRPVKVGISSPTSGNVYVSLKLLEAAGIPQKDTRLVKVGGSSARLAGVKGGKIDVGSLTFGMMLRAKKADLSILGAANQFVKEYAFLQVAMNKNYIKDQPDKAEAMFGTLIRGCAFVNDPANKEEVMHVLTKVMRNPPDIAKEMYEIEVAGGSIPDRCQATEAGIKAFIESAVWSKSIPADTKIPPSRDIMFPEFYDRALAWYNNKGWMKK; encoded by the coding sequence ATGAAATCCAAGCACATTGCAAAAGGAATCGCCGCGGTTTTTCTGGGAGCCAGCCTGTTGTGGGGTGGCCCGGTGCTCGCACAGGAGGATCTCCGCATCCCGGTTGCGATGACCAGCACCACCACCGCGCTGACGGAGCAGGTGGCGATTTACAAGGGTTTCTTCAAAGACATCGGCTACAACGCCAGGGTCTACTCGGTATCGGGTGGTGAGAACGCCGCCGTCCTCGCCCTGGAACGGGGCCAGCTCCCCTTCTTCGGCTCGGACGACAACATCCCCCTGGCTATTCGACCCGGCAGCAACATCCGCGTCATCGGCAGCGAGATGAACGTGTTGCCGTACTGGCTCGTGGCCGGGAAACACGTCAAGTCCTACAAGGACCTGAAGCGGCCGGTGAAGGTCGGCATCAGCTCTCCCACCTCGGGCAACGTCTACGTGTCCCTCAAGCTGCTCGAGGCGGCCGGCATCCCGCAAAAGGACACCCGGCTGGTCAAGGTCGGCGGATCGTCGGCGCGGCTGGCGGGCGTCAAGGGCGGCAAGATCGACGTGGGCTCGCTGACTTTCGGCATGATGCTGCGGGCCAAGAAGGCGGATCTGTCGATCCTTGGCGCGGCGAACCAGTTCGTCAAGGAATACGCGTTCCTTCAGGTTGCCATGAACAAGAACTACATCAAGGACCAACCGGACAAGGCCGAGGCCATGTTCGGAACCCTCATCCGTGGGTGTGCGTTCGTCAACGACCCCGCGAACAAGGAAGAGGTGATGCACGTCCTCACGAAGGTCATGCGCAACCCCCCGGACATCGCCAAGGAGATGTACGAGATCGAGGTGGCCGGTGGGTCCATCCCCGACCGATGCCAGGCTACCGAGGCGGGCATCAAGGCCTTCATCGAATCGGCCGTCTGGAGCAAGTCCATCCCGGCGGACACCAAGATTCCGCCGTCCAGGGACATCATGTTCCCCGAGTTCTATGACCGGGCTCTGGCTTGGTACAACAACAAGGGCTGGATGAAGAAGTAG
- a CDS encoding ABC transporter substrate-binding protein, giving the protein MRAKSIAKGITAALLGASLLWSGQTLAMEKLLIPVAQTTATTSLVEQVAIHKGFFKDIGYDARVYSVSGGENAAVLALERGQLPFFGSDDNIALAIRPGSNIRIVGTELNTLPYWLVGGKNVKSYKDLPRPVKVGISSPTSGNVYVSLKLLENAGIPAKDVRLVKVGGSTARLAGVKAGKIDVGSLTFGKMLAARDAGLTVLGAAEQFVKEYAFLQLAMNKNFIKDNPKKATALFGTLIRGCAFVNDPANAEEVLHVYEKVMRNKPHIAKKMYEIEIMEAKSVPDRCQATPGGIEAYIESAFWTKSIAKDTKVPPVDQIMFQEFYDKALAWYNNKGWMKN; this is encoded by the coding sequence ATGAGGGCCAAGAGCATTGCAAAGGGAATCACCGCAGCCTTGCTGGGAGCAAGCCTGCTCTGGAGCGGGCAGACGCTCGCGATGGAGAAGCTCCTGATCCCGGTCGCCCAGACCACCGCCACCACGTCGCTGGTGGAGCAGGTGGCCATCCACAAGGGTTTCTTCAAGGACATCGGCTACGACGCGAGGGTTTACTCGGTGTCGGGCGGTGAGAATGCCGCGGTCCTCGCGCTGGAGCGGGGTCAACTCCCCTTCTTCGGGTCGGACGACAACATCGCGCTGGCCATCCGGCCGGGCAGCAACATCCGCATCGTCGGCACCGAGTTGAACACCCTGCCCTACTGGCTGGTGGGCGGCAAGAACGTCAAGTCCTACAAGGATCTGCCGCGGCCGGTGAAAGTGGGCATCAGCTCGCCGACGTCCGGCAACGTCTACGTCTCCCTTAAGCTGCTGGAGAACGCGGGCATCCCGGCAAAGGACGTGCGTCTGGTCAAGGTCGGTGGATCGACCGCGCGTCTGGCGGGGGTCAAGGCCGGCAAGATCGACGTAGGCTCGCTCACCTTCGGGAAGATGCTGGCTGCTCGGGACGCGGGATTGACCGTTCTCGGCGCCGCGGAACAGTTCGTCAAGGAATACGCGTTCCTGCAGCTCGCCATGAACAAGAACTTCATCAAGGACAACCCCAAGAAGGCCACCGCGCTGTTCGGTACGCTCATTCGTGGATGCGCCTTCGTCAACGACCCGGCGAACGCCGAAGAGGTGCTGCATGTCTACGAGAAGGTGATGCGCAACAAGCCGCACATCGCCAAGAAGATGTACGAGATCGAGATCATGGAAGCCAAGTCCGTCCCCGATCGCTGCCAGGCAACCCCGGGCGGCATCGAAGCGTACATCGAGTCCGCGTTCTGGACCAAGTCCATCGCCAAGGACACCAAAGTCCCGCCGGTCGACCAGATCATGTTCCAGGAGTTCTACGACAAGGCCCTGGCTTGGTATAACAACAAGGGCTGGATGAAGAACTAG
- a CDS encoding M20/M25/M40 family metallo-hydrolase: MEPREAFRIAGAHVDDSELDALFGDLLRVPSVHTDLMEADPAVKAFAAEVVAPRLEGLTGVAPRTDGMGNLLWRYGGAGSDAAEGLLFMGYAMTFPAGSMPEPFSAKIVPGEDYGLEGPCLWGRGGCEQKAALAAMMAGAAAVCRSGLELARPLALAVSLAGETGRHDAARYMLEEDGLAARYGIVGLGTTNRVCLGNKGRIDVDVVVRGKSCHSSTPWAGVNAVDGARAVLERLDGLVDGIAHPELGPASLVATHIESGPDILHTIQDHCRLTLDRRLMPGEEPGEALAAISRALVDMEPWHVEVTQGNFMYPTDVPASSEVAVGLEAARGQAGEAGPPLYFPAALDAGYLNEKGIETVMFGPGDLAFAHTDAEVVPLEQVRRAARIYAAAALQLVA; the protein is encoded by the coding sequence ATGGAACCACGGGAGGCCTTTCGTATTGCCGGCGCGCACGTCGACGATTCGGAGTTGGACGCGCTGTTCGGCGATTTGCTCCGTGTGCCGTCGGTGCACACCGATCTCATGGAGGCGGACCCTGCGGTGAAGGCGTTTGCCGCCGAGGTGGTGGCGCCCAGGCTCGAAGGGCTCACCGGCGTGGCGCCACGGACCGACGGCATGGGCAATCTGCTGTGGCGGTATGGCGGCGCGGGTTCCGATGCGGCGGAAGGGCTGCTCTTCATGGGCTACGCCATGACCTTCCCGGCGGGGTCGATGCCCGAGCCGTTCTCGGCGAAGATCGTTCCGGGCGAGGACTACGGACTGGAAGGGCCGTGCCTCTGGGGCCGCGGCGGGTGTGAGCAAAAGGCCGCCCTGGCCGCCATGATGGCGGGTGCCGCCGCGGTGTGCCGGTCGGGACTGGAGCTGGCGCGGCCGCTGGCGCTGGCCGTGAGCCTCGCCGGGGAGACCGGGCGGCACGACGCGGCCCGGTACATGCTGGAGGAGGATGGGCTCGCGGCTCGTTACGGCATCGTCGGGCTGGGCACCACCAACCGGGTCTGTCTGGGCAACAAGGGCCGCATCGACGTGGACGTGGTGGTGCGCGGCAAGTCCTGCCACAGCAGCACGCCGTGGGCGGGTGTCAACGCGGTGGACGGCGCGCGCGCCGTGCTGGAGCGGCTGGACGGGCTGGTGGACGGCATCGCCCATCCGGAGTTGGGTCCGGCGAGCCTGGTGGCCACTCACATCGAGAGCGGTCCCGACATCCTCCACACCATCCAGGACCATTGCCGGCTGACGCTGGACCGGCGGCTCATGCCGGGCGAGGAGCCCGGGGAGGCGTTGGCCGCCATCTCGCGAGCGCTGGTGGACATGGAGCCTTGGCATGTGGAGGTGACCCAGGGAAACTTCATGTATCCCACGGATGTGCCGGCCAGCAGCGAGGTGGCGGTGGGACTGGAGGCGGCGCGCGGGCAGGCAGGTGAGGCCGGACCGCCCCTTTACTTCCCGGCTGCCCTCGACGCGGGCTACTTGAACGAGAAAGGTATCGAGACGGTCATGTTCGGTCCGGGCGACCTGGCCTTCGCCCACACCGACGCCGAGGTGGTGCCGCTGGAACAAGTGCGCCGGGCGGCGCGGATCTATGCGGCGGCTGCGCTACAACTGGTCGCCTGA
- a CDS encoding urea carboxylase-associated family protein encodes MSNKLLSSVTVPKNSGCAFTVKKGQCLRVAGRSVVDFVAFNLHDLTERFDQARTKTNQAKLFISTGDQLLSKLNNPLLTIVADTFEEGRHDLQKGMCSRKRFELVAAGLAQRNFIEGVDPNPKRPEDIPTHGCYENLSEAVRPWDIAPVDIPSPFNIFQTMRFDPDTGAIFDTFVRPKDEAHVDFRAEMDCLVAVSACPESGRGQAIRVEVFEARNE; translated from the coding sequence ATGTCGAACAAACTGCTCAGCAGCGTGACCGTACCGAAGAACTCGGGGTGCGCCTTTACGGTGAAGAAGGGGCAGTGTTTGCGGGTGGCGGGGCGGTCGGTGGTGGATTTCGTGGCCTTCAACCTGCATGACCTGACGGAACGTTTCGACCAGGCCCGCACCAAGACCAATCAGGCCAAGCTCTTTATCAGTACGGGCGACCAGCTCTTGTCCAAGCTCAACAACCCGCTGCTGACCATCGTGGCGGACACGTTCGAGGAAGGGCGGCACGACCTGCAGAAGGGCATGTGCAGCCGCAAGCGTTTCGAGCTGGTGGCGGCGGGACTGGCTCAGCGGAACTTCATCGAGGGGGTGGACCCCAATCCCAAGCGCCCCGAGGACATCCCCACCCACGGGTGTTACGAGAACCTGTCCGAGGCGGTGCGTCCGTGGGACATTGCCCCGGTGGATATCCCGAGCCCGTTCAACATCTTCCAGACCATGCGCTTCGACCCGGACACGGGGGCCATCTTCGATACCTTCGTGCGCCCCAAGGACGAGGCGCACGTGGACTTCCGCGCGGAGATGGACTGCCTGGTGGCGGTCAGCGCCTGTCCGGAATCGGGCCGGGGGCAGGCGATCCGGGTGGAGGTATTCGAGGCGAGGAACGAGTAG
- a CDS encoding phenylacetate-CoA oxygenase subunit PaaI, with product MFTDKVEFKDFEKMDPEYQDLLKRVLAIQCDCEIGGPHLYLEDMLPKAPTKLYQLVVARTAAEEVDHYRKMARLAGDIGEDVSYVLSWPNQKRYVEAFRGKITTWEDFAVFGFLIDRVGRFQLEEFEDCSYTPLAEILPTMELEESAHISFGTNLTREMAEKGDESKERVQKAINYWYVKGLDMFGKSDSRRSERYRHWGLKRRTNRQQRAEYTAEINALIEDMGLEIPDPNEGRLYT from the coding sequence ATGTTCACCGATAAGGTCGAGTTCAAGGACTTCGAGAAGATGGATCCGGAGTACCAGGATCTGCTCAAACGAGTGCTCGCGATCCAGTGCGACTGCGAGATCGGCGGGCCGCACCTCTATCTCGAGGACATGCTGCCCAAGGCGCCGACCAAGCTCTACCAGCTCGTTGTGGCGCGCACCGCGGCCGAGGAGGTGGACCACTACCGCAAGATGGCCCGTCTGGCCGGCGACATCGGTGAGGACGTGTCGTACGTCCTGAGCTGGCCGAACCAGAAGCGCTACGTGGAAGCTTTCCGCGGCAAGATCACCACCTGGGAGGACTTCGCCGTCTTCGGCTTCCTGATCGACCGGGTGGGCCGCTTCCAGCTCGAAGAGTTCGAGGACTGCAGCTACACGCCTCTTGCCGAGATCCTTCCCACCATGGAGTTGGAAGAGTCGGCTCACATCTCGTTCGGCACGAACCTGACGCGGGAGATGGCCGAGAAGGGCGACGAGTCCAAAGAGCGCGTCCAGAAGGCGATCAACTACTGGTACGTCAAGGGACTGGACATGTTCGGCAAGTCGGATTCCCGGCGCTCGGAGCGGTACCGTCATTGGGGCCTCAAGCGCCGCACCAACCGCCAGCAGCGCGCGGAGTACACGGCCGAGATCAACGCGCTCATCGAAGACATGGGCCTCGAGATCCCCGACCCCAACGAAGGCCGGCTCTACACCTGA
- a CDS encoding electron transfer flavoprotein subunit beta/FixA family protein codes for MVCGKIIPASTVTIEIDPATKRMIRKGVAHELDPAAASAVEEALRLMEKVGGTVTLVTMGFNEITIGVRTALAMGATSAVHIFDDAMAGSDTLATAKALAAAIRKNPFDLIICGTESSDSYSGIVPGQIAWLLGVPPVTFANEMSVEGNTLTVKRQSEAGYDVVEADLPALVTVTSGINEPRYPQLRGIMAAKRKEIVQYSAADLGLAADDVGEAGARERVLEVGRPAQREAGEVVEDEGEGGKRIADFLAESKVI; via the coding sequence GTGGTCTGCGGCAAGATCATCCCCGCCAGCACCGTCACCATCGAGATCGATCCGGCCACGAAGCGGATGATCCGCAAGGGTGTGGCCCACGAACTGGACCCGGCCGCGGCCAGCGCCGTGGAGGAAGCCCTGCGGCTGATGGAGAAGGTGGGCGGCACGGTCACTCTGGTGACCATGGGATTCAACGAGATCACCATCGGCGTCCGCACCGCGCTGGCCATGGGCGCCACCTCGGCGGTGCACATCTTCGACGACGCGATGGCGGGGTCGGACACCCTGGCGACGGCCAAGGCCCTGGCTGCCGCCATCCGCAAGAATCCCTTCGACCTCATCATCTGCGGCACCGAGAGCAGCGACAGCTATTCCGGCATCGTGCCCGGCCAGATCGCGTGGCTGCTGGGAGTCCCGCCGGTGACCTTCGCCAACGAGATGAGCGTGGAGGGGAACACCCTTACGGTGAAGCGCCAGAGCGAGGCCGGTTACGACGTGGTGGAGGCCGACCTGCCAGCGCTGGTGACGGTCACCAGCGGCATCAACGAGCCCCGCTATCCGCAGCTCAGGGGCATCATGGCGGCCAAGCGGAAAGAGATCGTGCAGTACTCCGCGGCGGACCTGGGGCTTGCGGCCGACGACGTGGGCGAGGCGGGTGCGCGGGAGAGGGTGCTGGAGGTGGGCAGGCCGGCGCAGCGCGAGGCGGGCGAGGTGGTGGAGGACGAGGGCGAAGGGGGCAAGCGCATCGCCGATTTCCTGGCCGAGTCCAAGGTCATCTAG
- a CDS encoding electron transfer flavoprotein subunit alpha/FixB family protein has product MSDVIWVYGEVVDDAVTSTTLEMVTKAAAVGTAEAILLGPAPDNAVELLGEHGASKVYRSPDPVFRDYLTLPAATVVESLIRQHKPAMVLFASSYGGRDVAAALSASLDCGAITDVADFTLTDGTVEAKIPALGASYWNTATLVHDDVKLLLVRPKSFEPAPNPKTPVVEEVAAPADAELCKIRLKEKVVAKAEGPQLDGASVVVAGGRGLAGAENFDMLRELAELLGGAVGATRAVVDSGWVPYSLQIGQTGKTVKPDLYIACGISGAVQHLAGMKDSKLIVAVNKDSEAPIFQMCDLGIVGDVFKVVPQLIEEIKARK; this is encoded by the coding sequence ATGTCCGACGTGATTTGGGTCTATGGCGAGGTGGTGGACGACGCCGTCACCTCGACGACGCTGGAGATGGTGACCAAGGCGGCCGCCGTGGGCACCGCCGAGGCGATCCTGCTGGGTCCGGCGCCGGACAACGCGGTGGAACTGCTGGGCGAGCACGGAGCGAGCAAGGTCTACCGCTCCCCCGACCCGGTGTTCCGCGACTACCTGACCCTGCCCGCCGCCACGGTGGTGGAGTCCTTGATCCGGCAGCACAAGCCCGCCATGGTCCTGTTCGCGTCGAGCTACGGCGGCCGCGACGTGGCCGCGGCCCTGAGCGCCAGCCTCGACTGCGGCGCCATTACCGACGTGGCGGACTTCACCCTCACCGACGGGACGGTGGAGGCCAAGATCCCCGCCCTGGGCGCGAGCTACTGGAACACCGCCACGCTGGTGCACGACGACGTGAAGCTCCTGCTGGTGCGGCCCAAGTCCTTCGAGCCCGCCCCGAACCCCAAGACCCCGGTAGTCGAAGAGGTGGCGGCCCCGGCCGATGCCGAACTGTGCAAGATCCGGCTCAAGGAAAAGGTCGTCGCCAAGGCCGAGGGGCCTCAACTCGACGGCGCCAGCGTCGTCGTCGCCGGCGGCCGCGGACTTGCCGGAGCCGAGAACTTCGACATGCTGCGGGAGCTGGCGGAACTGCTGGGCGGGGCCGTGGGCGCCACCCGCGCCGTGGTGGACTCGGGCTGGGTGCCCTACTCGCTCCAGATCGGCCAGACCGGCAAGACCGTCAAGCCCGATCTGTACATCGCCTGCGGCATCTCCGGCGCCGTGCAGCATCTCGCCGGCATGAAGGACTCCAAGCTCATCGTCGCGGTCAACAAGGATTCCGAAGCCCCCATCTTCCAGATGTGCGACCTGGGCATCGTGGGCGACGTCTTCAAGGTGGTGCCGCAGTTGATCGAGGAGATCAAGGCGCGCAAATAG
- a CDS encoding quinone-dependent dihydroorotate dehydrogenase produces the protein MLYETLLAPLLFRIDAETAHNGALSLLRQANTRPWIQAVLAGRDHPPDPRLDQTLCGMHFRNPIGLAAGFDKNGIAAPALAALGFGFITVGSVTPGRGQPGNPRPRLFRDVPNRALWNRLGFNNRGADTLAEVLEAQPRPSVPLGISLGKARETPIDDAFKDYAYSMEKLYPYADFFELCISSPNTQHLRELQEGSRLENLLGSLVKKAGDLARSAGMARRKPLWPKFAPDMPPILRDIALAKCRELLDPEIDAVIIGNTTIDPDFNPDPSKGGYSGPPLFPKALDQVRGAAAALAGRLTLVGNGGIFNGGDAYTMMKTSGCALVQVHSAFPYRGPRVARRLVEELLSAMDQHGVGRISQIA, from the coding sequence ATGCTCTACGAGACGCTGCTTGCGCCCCTGCTGTTCCGGATCGATGCCGAGACCGCGCACAATGGGGCGTTGAGCCTCCTGCGTCAAGCGAACACGCGGCCATGGATACAGGCCGTGCTGGCCGGCCGCGACCACCCGCCGGACCCCCGACTCGACCAGACCCTGTGCGGCATGCATTTCCGCAACCCCATCGGCCTGGCCGCGGGGTTCGACAAGAACGGCATCGCCGCGCCCGCGCTCGCGGCCCTGGGCTTCGGCTTCATTACGGTCGGGTCGGTGACCCCCGGCCGCGGTCAACCCGGCAACCCGCGGCCGCGCCTGTTCCGCGACGTTCCCAACCGGGCGCTGTGGAACCGTCTCGGATTCAACAATCGCGGCGCGGACACCCTGGCCGAGGTGTTGGAAGCCCAGCCACGCCCGTCCGTACCCCTGGGCATCAGCCTCGGCAAGGCTCGGGAAACGCCCATCGACGACGCCTTCAAGGACTATGCCTATTCGATGGAGAAGCTGTATCCGTACGCGGACTTCTTCGAACTCTGCATCAGCTCGCCCAACACCCAGCACCTGCGGGAACTTCAAGAAGGCAGCCGGTTGGAGAACCTGCTTGGCAGCTTGGTGAAAAAAGCCGGCGATCTCGCACGGTCCGCCGGAATGGCGCGGCGCAAGCCGCTCTGGCCCAAGTTCGCGCCGGACATGCCGCCCATCCTTCGGGACATCGCGCTGGCCAAGTGCCGGGAGTTGCTGGATCCCGAAATCGATGCCGTCATCATCGGCAACACCACCATAGACCCCGACTTCAACCCGGACCCGTCCAAGGGCGGCTACAGCGGCCCACCGCTCTTCCCCAAGGCGCTGGACCAAGTCCGCGGCGCGGCCGCCGCCCTCGCCGGCCGCCTCACCCTCGTGGGCAACGGCGGCATCTTCAACGGCGGCGACGCCTACACCATGATGAAGACGAGCGGCTGCGCCCTCGTCCAGGTACACAGCGCCTTCCCGTACCGCGGCCCGCGGGTCGCCCGCAGGCTGGTGGAAGAACTCCTGAGCGCCATGGACCAGCATGGGGTAGGGCGCATCTCGCAGATTGCGTGA
- a CDS encoding YifB family Mg chelatase-like AAA ATPase — protein sequence MFSRIYGAALLGIDAIRVAVEVDIASGLPELATVGRPEGAVRESKVRVRAALRNCGYPYPYQRITVNLAPADVRKEGSGYDLPMAVGVAAAQGVVVSSRLGECLMVGELSLDGAVKPVRGALPIAAAVKREGLAGLILPRANSAEAAVVQDIDVYGVESLAEVVDFLNGEREVEPTRVDLARLFHSHAVHDADLSDVRGQPHVKRALEVAAAGSHNVLLMGPPGSGKTMLAKRLATILPDLTLPEALETTKIHSVAGVLDGRALVAVRPFRAPHHTISDAGLVGGGSVPKPGEASLAHNGVLFLDEAPEFRRHVLEVLRQPLEDGRITVARAAGSVDYPASFMLVAAMNPCPCGFFADPQKECRCTPMQIARYRSRVSGPLLDRIDIQVEVPAVAYEALASKAPGEPSEAVRERVNQARRVQVERFGESGIHANARMSARDVRQYCRVDPSGEQLLENAINRLGLSARAYVRILKVGRTIADLAGAEAIQSAHIAEAIQYRSLDRPLV from the coding sequence ATGTTTTCAAGGATTTACGGCGCGGCGCTCCTCGGGATCGACGCCATCAGAGTGGCGGTGGAGGTGGACATCGCTTCAGGGCTGCCCGAACTGGCCACGGTGGGCCGGCCGGAGGGCGCCGTGCGCGAGAGCAAGGTGCGCGTCCGCGCTGCGTTGCGGAACTGCGGCTACCCGTACCCGTACCAGCGCATCACCGTGAACCTGGCGCCGGCGGATGTCCGCAAGGAAGGATCGGGCTACGACCTTCCCATGGCCGTGGGTGTCGCCGCTGCCCAAGGCGTCGTGGTTTCCTCCCGCCTCGGCGAGTGCCTGATGGTGGGCGAACTGTCGCTGGACGGCGCCGTCAAGCCGGTGCGCGGCGCGTTGCCCATCGCCGCCGCGGTGAAGCGCGAGGGCCTCGCGGGTCTGATCCTGCCCCGCGCCAACAGCGCCGAGGCCGCGGTCGTGCAGGACATCGACGTCTACGGAGTGGAGAGTCTGGCCGAGGTGGTGGATTTCCTGAACGGGGAGCGGGAGGTCGAGCCCACGCGCGTGGACTTGGCGCGGCTGTTCCACAGCCACGCGGTGCACGACGCCGACCTGAGCGACGTGCGCGGCCAGCCCCACGTCAAGCGCGCGCTGGAGGTGGCGGCCGCGGGGAGCCACAACGTCCTGCTGATGGGTCCTCCGGGGTCCGGCAAGACCATGCTCGCCAAGCGGCTCGCCACCATCCTGCCGGACCTGACTCTGCCGGAGGCCCTGGAGACCACCAAGATCCACAGCGTGGCCGGCGTCCTCGACGGGCGCGCGCTCGTGGCCGTGCGCCCGTTCCGCGCGCCGCACCACACCATCTCCGACGCGGGGCTCGTGGGCGGCGGCTCCGTGCCCAAGCCCGGCGAGGCCTCGCTGGCGCACAACGGCGTGCTCTTCCTCGACGAGGCCCCGGAGTTCCGCCGCCACGTCCTGGAGGTCCTGCGCCAGCCCCTGGAGGACGGCCGCATCACCGTGGCGCGTGCCGCCGGCTCCGTCGACTACCCGGCGAGCTTCATGCTCGTGGCCGCCATGAACCCGTGTCCCTGCGGCTTCTTCGCCGACCCCCAGAAGGAGTGCCGTTGCACGCCCATGCAGATCGCCCGGTACCGCTCGCGGGTTTCAGGGCCATTGCTCGACCGAATCGACATCCAGGTGGAGGTGCCGGCCGTGGCCTACGAGGCACTAGCCTCGAAAGCGCCGGGCGAGCCCTCCGAGGCGGTGCGCGAGCGCGTCAACCAGGCCCGGAGAGTCCAGGTGGAGCGCTTCGGAGAGAGCGGGATCCACGCCAACGCGCGCATGAGCGCGCGCGACGTCCGGCAATATTGCCGCGTGGACCCGTCGGGCGAGCAACTCCTGGAGAACGCCATCAACCGCCTCGGCCTGAGCGCCCGCGCCTACGTGCGCATCCTCAAGGTCGGCCGCACCATCGCCGACCTCGCCGGCGCCGAAGCCATCCAATCCGCGCACATCGCCGAGGCCATCCAATACCGCAGCCTGGACCGGCCGCTGGTGTAA